The Thalassoroseus pseudoceratinae genome has a segment encoding these proteins:
- a CDS encoding aminotransferase class I/II-fold pyridoxal phosphate-dependent enzyme codes for MRSESELPFEDDTFSIPVAERVKRLPPYLFGKINKLKYEKRSAGIDVIDLGMGNPTDPPDPIISQKLTEAISDPKNHRYSVSNGIHNLRKEVAKRYYKKYGVQLDPDSEVLACLGSKEGFSHLCLALMGPGDTAIVPAPSFPIHVYAVVLAAGNVIAIDVRDPNKFLERIAYTCEHLYPAPKVVIVNFPHNPSGTCIEQDFYVDLVKLAKKYNFLVISDFAYADICFEGYQAPSFLSTPGAKDVGVEFTTMSKGYSMAGWRIGFCTGNAEMVRALATIKGYYDYGIFQAVQIAAIVAMRHAEAAVEAVAAEYEKRRDALCEGLERIGWEMEKPRAGMFVWAKIPEPWSKMGSIDFAMKLLDEAGVAVSPGRGFGEEGEGHLRLAIVENTQRLRQAVRNIGRCLSDSTPPVETATT; via the coding sequence ATGCGTAGTGAATCCGAACTTCCATTTGAAGATGACACTTTCAGCATTCCCGTCGCGGAGCGGGTCAAACGCTTGCCGCCGTACCTGTTCGGCAAGATCAACAAGCTGAAGTATGAGAAGCGATCGGCGGGGATCGACGTGATCGATCTCGGCATGGGCAACCCCACCGATCCGCCTGATCCGATCATCAGCCAAAAACTCACCGAAGCGATCTCCGATCCGAAAAACCACCGGTATTCGGTTTCCAACGGGATTCACAATCTGCGGAAGGAAGTCGCCAAACGGTATTACAAGAAGTACGGCGTGCAACTCGATCCAGACAGCGAAGTGCTCGCGTGTCTTGGTTCCAAGGAAGGGTTTAGCCACCTGTGTTTGGCATTGATGGGCCCCGGCGACACCGCCATTGTGCCGGCTCCGTCATTTCCCATTCACGTTTATGCAGTCGTACTGGCGGCCGGAAACGTCATCGCAATCGACGTCCGCGATCCCAACAAATTTCTGGAACGCATTGCCTACACCTGCGAGCATCTTTACCCCGCCCCGAAAGTTGTCATCGTCAACTTCCCGCACAACCCATCGGGAACGTGCATCGAGCAGGATTTTTACGTCGATCTGGTCAAGCTGGCGAAAAAGTACAACTTCCTTGTGATCAGCGACTTTGCGTATGCGGATATTTGTTTTGAAGGTTATCAAGCCCCGAGTTTCCTCAGCACACCCGGCGCGAAAGACGTCGGCGTCGAATTCACGACGATGAGCAAAGGTTACTCGATGGCTGGTTGGCGGATCGGTTTCTGCACGGGGAATGCCGAGATGGTCCGGGCACTCGCCACGATTAAAGGTTACTACGACTACGGCATCTTCCAAGCGGTTCAAATTGCCGCCATCGTCGCCATGCGACACGCGGAGGCGGCCGTCGAAGCCGTCGCCGCCGAGTACGAGAAGCGTCGCGACGCCCTTTGCGAAGGACTCGAACGCATTGGTTGGGAGATGGAGAAACCTCGGGCCGGGATGTTCGTTTGGGCAAAAATCCCTGAACCGTGGAGCAAAATGGGGTCGATCGACTTCGCGATGAAACTTCTGGACGAAGCCGGTGTCGCGGTCAGCCCCGGACGTGGCTTCGGTGAGGAAGGCGAAGGCCATTTGCGGCTCGCTATCGTCGAAAACACCCAACGCCTGCGTCAGGCAGTCCGCAACATCGGCCGTTGTCTTTCGGATTCCACACCGCCAGTGGAAACGGCGACAACCTAA
- a CDS encoding trans-sulfuration enzyme family protein: MSPSDQPLHFQTRSVHIGVDKDPSYKSATTPIYPTSTFRWDDCQTNAGYDYTRSGNPTRAALEENIASLEGGVSCRATCTGMSAITTTMHLFEPGDHIIAGHDIYGGTYRLFADVFTKMGLKFSFVNMGDPANIRAAATPETKCIWIETPSNPLLNIVDIKAVTDIAKDLGVITIADNTFLSPALQRPFEHGVDIVIHSTTKYLNGHSDVVGGCVVSKTEEHGEKIAYIVNALGLGNSPFDAWLVLRGVKTLAPRMKAHQESAMALARFLADHPKVEKVYYPGLESHPGHELAKRQQDGFGAMMSFDVAGDGEYAQKVLSNTKLFQLAESLGGVESLVEYPELMSHASMTAAARKEAGISEKTIRVSVGIEHPDDLIADMKSALES; this comes from the coding sequence ATGAGTCCGTCCGATCAACCGCTGCACTTTCAAACTCGAAGCGTTCACATCGGGGTCGATAAAGACCCCAGCTACAAAAGTGCCACGACGCCGATTTATCCCACATCGACATTCCGTTGGGACGACTGCCAAACCAACGCCGGTTACGACTACACCCGCAGTGGCAACCCAACTCGGGCGGCTCTGGAAGAGAACATTGCGTCGCTTGAAGGCGGTGTGAGTTGCCGCGCGACTTGCACCGGGATGTCCGCCATCACCACCACAATGCACCTGTTCGAACCCGGTGATCACATCATCGCCGGTCACGACATTTACGGCGGTACCTATCGCCTGTTCGCCGACGTATTCACGAAAATGGGGCTGAAATTTTCCTTCGTGAATATGGGAGATCCGGCCAATATCCGTGCGGCGGCCACACCCGAAACCAAATGCATTTGGATCGAAACCCCATCGAATCCGTTGCTCAACATCGTCGACATCAAAGCTGTCACCGATATCGCGAAGGATCTCGGCGTTATCACGATCGCAGACAACACCTTCCTGTCCCCCGCGTTGCAACGCCCATTCGAACACGGTGTGGATATCGTGATCCACTCGACCACAAAATACCTCAACGGGCACTCCGATGTCGTCGGCGGCTGCGTCGTTTCCAAGACGGAAGAGCACGGCGAGAAAATCGCGTACATTGTCAACGCACTTGGACTGGGGAATTCACCATTCGATGCATGGTTGGTTCTGCGGGGAGTCAAAACACTCGCACCGCGGATGAAGGCTCATCAAGAATCGGCCATGGCCCTTGCACGATTCTTGGCGGATCATCCGAAAGTCGAGAAAGTCTACTATCCCGGCTTGGAATCGCACCCCGGTCACGAACTCGCCAAACGCCAACAAGACGGCTTCGGTGCTATGATGAGTTTCGACGTCGCCGGCGACGGGGAATACGCTCAGAAGGTGTTGTCAAACACGAAACTCTTCCAATTGGCCGAGTCGTTGGGGGGTGTGGAAAGTCTCGTCGAGTATCCGGAACTGATGAGTCACGCCTCGATGACCGCCGCCGCTCGCAAGGAAGCCGGGATTAGCGAGAAAACTATCCGTGTGTCCGTCGGCATCGAACACCCCGACGACCTGATCGCCGACATGAAATCCGCACTCGAATCCTGA
- a CDS encoding MotA/TolQ/ExbB proton channel family protein translates to MSCRRESLFMGVQELLDSLSGLSTFVIAGAFAIHVFFFFVLWVWSRRDLKNIASSLAEFTQDLRHRSVLSSTGHLSDQIEAFLADVNEVVDNPSRRADREALLHRINILDGRRKYLNSLFFETCYNLSRTMIEAYPLAGVLGTILAIGAALQGGGPTTGVDAIVGRFGDAIWSTFAGLIAAIALMFINGLVETTFSRLSENRTHVRETTARVKRELALSSRPLEIPGGSE, encoded by the coding sequence ATGTCGTGTCGCCGGGAGTCGTTGTTTATGGGAGTTCAAGAGTTGCTCGATAGCCTGTCGGGGTTGTCGACATTCGTGATCGCCGGCGCGTTCGCGATTCATGTGTTTTTCTTTTTCGTGCTTTGGGTTTGGTCACGCCGCGACCTCAAGAACATTGCCTCGTCGTTGGCGGAATTCACCCAGGATTTGCGACATCGCAGTGTGCTGTCTTCAACCGGGCATCTGTCCGATCAAATTGAAGCGTTCCTCGCGGACGTCAACGAAGTCGTCGACAACCCGTCGCGACGTGCCGATCGTGAGGCGTTGCTCCACCGAATCAATATCCTGGATGGTCGCCGGAAGTATCTCAATTCGCTGTTCTTCGAGACCTGCTACAACTTGTCTCGGACAATGATCGAAGCCTACCCGCTGGCGGGGGTTTTGGGCACCATTTTAGCGATCGGGGCCGCGTTGCAGGGAGGGGGACCGACCACCGGAGTGGATGCCATTGTCGGCCGGTTCGGTGATGCAATTTGGTCAACCTTTGCTGGTCTAATCGCGGCCATCGCGTTGATGTTCATCAACGGTCTGGTGGAAACGACCTTCAGTCGCCTGAGTGAAAATCGCACACACGTCCGCGAAACCACGGCCCGTGTGAAACGCGAACTGGCATTGTCCTCTCGTCCGTTGGAAATTCCGGGAGGCTCGGAATGA
- a CDS encoding SDR family NAD(P)-dependent oxidoreductase encodes MSSETRSVIITGGAKGIGSGCVRVFAKAGWSVAILDRDQSAAEELASDINSEIESRIAVFACDVSQPTQLKAAIDAAATRFGRLDCLVNNAGVHPPATRIEDTSLDDLAQVMQINFVSTFAGVQFALPHLRKTKGTVVIMSSMTAVLGQDQSSAYASTKGAQLSLTKALAKELGPEGIRVNAILPSNIDTPLMREWAATLPDPKSALDRVAGLQVLGRMGTSEEIGEVALFLASDASSFITGQGIWADGGASLDY; translated from the coding sequence ATGTCGTCGGAAACGCGCTCGGTTATCATTACGGGTGGTGCCAAGGGAATCGGGTCTGGATGCGTCCGGGTCTTTGCGAAAGCTGGTTGGTCGGTCGCGATTCTCGATCGAGACCAATCCGCTGCCGAGGAATTGGCATCGGATATCAATTCCGAGATCGAAAGTCGAATTGCGGTCTTTGCATGTGACGTCAGTCAACCGACGCAACTGAAAGCGGCGATCGACGCGGCGGCAACGCGGTTCGGACGATTGGATTGCCTCGTCAATAACGCTGGTGTGCATCCGCCTGCGACACGCATTGAAGACACAAGCCTGGACGACCTCGCGCAAGTGATGCAGATCAACTTTGTGAGCACATTCGCAGGGGTGCAATTTGCGTTGCCGCACTTGCGAAAGACGAAGGGCACGGTTGTGATCATGTCCTCCATGACAGCCGTTCTGGGGCAAGATCAATCCAGCGCATACGCCTCGACGAAAGGCGCTCAACTCAGTTTGACGAAAGCACTGGCTAAGGAACTGGGGCCCGAAGGCATCCGCGTGAATGCAATTCTGCCGAGCAACATTGATACACCATTGATGCGAGAGTGGGCAGCTACGCTACCCGACCCGAAGTCCGCTTTGGACCGCGTCGCGGGGTTGCAAGTGTTGGGTCGTATGGGCACGTCGGAAGAAATCGGCGAAGTCGCGTTGTTCCTTGCCAGCGACGCATCCTCATTCATCACCGGCCAAGGCATCTGGGCCGATGGCGGAGCCAGCTTGGATTATTGA
- a CDS encoding alpha/beta hydrolase fold domain-containing protein — protein sequence MATRFVAAIIIAMLPFSIVFAQNNDDRFVRRMTLDDKNGDGKLTQTEFSGPNRLFERLDADGDGVIVLKEAAKTLKEFRARVAKLRGDRTQPATDRPLNSFMRTGIGRKVKPDFPDVRYGDHERHVFDIYQTKTDDSKPAPCMIWIHGGGFRSGDKSQGGLFASSFTDHGIHYVSLNYRLSHHALAPACFHDCARALQFIRRNAAKWNIDKERIAVGGGSAGSGLSQWLAFHEDLADANATDPVLRESTRVSAVILLNAQTSYDLRWIKEHIPGDAWKGDGLQELFGYTSETINEISEEKFRTIEECSPLTHFSADAPPILFFYRRSRDPRIAEQNAMDGIHHPIFGLELKKIADKVGVECEVFTVEDEEDRVFYNRRWDYTVKFLKKHFG from the coding sequence ATGGCAACTCGGTTTGTAGCGGCGATCATCATTGCGATGTTGCCATTTTCGATCGTATTCGCACAGAACAACGACGATCGTTTCGTTCGGCGGATGACGCTCGATGACAAGAACGGCGACGGCAAACTGACACAGACCGAGTTTTCCGGTCCCAACCGATTGTTCGAGCGATTGGATGCCGACGGCGATGGTGTGATTGTCCTGAAGGAAGCCGCGAAAACGCTCAAGGAATTCCGAGCCCGCGTGGCCAAATTGCGTGGCGACCGCACGCAGCCCGCAACGGACCGCCCGCTGAATTCCTTCATGCGAACCGGTATTGGTCGGAAGGTGAAACCCGATTTTCCAGATGTGCGTTATGGCGACCACGAACGGCACGTCTTTGACATCTACCAGACGAAAACGGACGACTCGAAACCGGCCCCGTGTATGATCTGGATTCACGGCGGAGGTTTCCGAAGTGGAGATAAGTCGCAAGGTGGTCTATTCGCAAGCTCCTTTACCGATCACGGTATCCACTATGTCTCGCTCAATTATCGCTTGAGTCATCACGCCCTTGCTCCGGCGTGCTTCCATGATTGTGCACGAGCATTGCAGTTTATCCGACGCAACGCCGCGAAATGGAATATCGACAAAGAACGAATCGCTGTTGGCGGGGGGTCAGCCGGTTCGGGTCTCTCTCAGTGGCTGGCCTTTCACGAAGACCTTGCGGACGCCAACGCAACCGACCCCGTTCTCCGGGAGTCAACTCGGGTTTCGGCGGTAATTTTGCTCAACGCACAAACGTCTTACGACCTTCGCTGGATCAAGGAACACATTCCAGGCGACGCTTGGAAAGGGGACGGTTTACAAGAGCTGTTTGGCTACACGTCCGAGACGATCAACGAGATCAGTGAGGAGAAATTTCGGACCATTGAAGAATGCTCGCCTCTCACGCATTTCAGTGCCGACGCACCGCCAATATTATTTTTCTATCGGCGGTCGCGGGATCCCCGCATTGCGGAGCAAAACGCTATGGACGGGATTCACCATCCAATCTTCGGTCTGGAGTTGAAGAAGATCGCGGATAAGGTCGGTGTTGAGTGTGAAGTCTTCACGGTTGAGGACGAAGAGGATCGCGTCTTCTACAATCGGCGTTGGGATTACACCGTGAAATTCCTAAAGAAGCATTTTGGTTAG
- a CDS encoding DUF1501 domain-containing protein — protein MSTSPPRCAGPVTRRSFLQWGTLGLGGLSLADRLRLQASANETASNRQETSIIFVWLPGGPPHMEMYDMKPNAPLDYRGAFHPISTNVPGLDVCEHMPLHAKCADKYNIIRSVAHEFADHGGGHKRFLTGRKPKEPTGFVNDSPAVGSVVARMREQHNTGLPNYVTGTNAGRAGVDTYSFGAAYLGPSYVPFNVPGDPSDEKFEVKNLSLHPSLSDRLDDRMRLLRGFDELRRDIDQSGLMDATDEFTGKALGLLTSDRARSAFDLSQEPDSLRDRYGRHAWGQRALLARRLVEAGCSFVTMVMENPYQSGVKWLNQGTYNWDSHAVNCHIFDDTKLRLPIYDRAVTALVEDLHDRGLTEKVMLVVTGEFGRTPRINNQNGTKTKTMQPGRDHWPQAMSMLVSGGGMQTGQVIGSTTSKGERPKDRPLTPNDLWATVYRHLGIDYETTFPNRSGRPMPILPFGEPITELLPGRELV, from the coding sequence ATGTCAACCTCACCACCTCGCTGCGCCGGTCCTGTCACTCGCCGAAGTTTCCTCCAGTGGGGCACGCTTGGTTTGGGCGGTTTGAGTCTGGCCGACCGCTTGCGATTGCAGGCGTCCGCGAATGAGACGGCTTCGAACCGGCAAGAGACCTCGATCATTTTCGTGTGGTTGCCAGGTGGTCCACCGCACATGGAAATGTACGATATGAAGCCCAACGCTCCGCTCGATTATCGAGGAGCGTTTCATCCGATTTCCACGAATGTGCCAGGGTTGGATGTCTGCGAACATATGCCGCTGCATGCGAAATGTGCGGACAAATACAACATCATCCGTTCGGTCGCCCACGAGTTTGCCGATCATGGCGGCGGACACAAACGGTTTCTCACCGGTCGAAAACCCAAAGAGCCCACCGGTTTCGTGAATGATTCCCCCGCGGTTGGTTCGGTCGTGGCGAGAATGCGTGAGCAACACAACACGGGTCTTCCGAACTACGTGACCGGAACGAACGCGGGGCGAGCCGGCGTGGACACTTACAGCTTCGGGGCAGCTTATCTCGGGCCGTCCTATGTGCCATTCAATGTTCCGGGTGATCCGAGTGACGAGAAGTTCGAAGTCAAAAACCTATCGCTGCATCCATCGTTGTCGGATCGGCTCGATGATCGGATGCGATTGCTGAGAGGGTTCGATGAACTTCGACGGGACATCGACCAGAGTGGGCTGATGGACGCGACCGACGAATTCACCGGGAAGGCTTTGGGATTACTGACCAGTGATCGAGCGAGGAGTGCGTTTGATCTTTCTCAAGAACCGGACTCGCTCCGCGATCGCTACGGTCGACACGCCTGGGGACAACGGGCACTCTTGGCACGACGCCTCGTGGAAGCTGGTTGTAGTTTCGTGACGATGGTCATGGAAAACCCCTACCAGTCTGGCGTGAAGTGGCTCAATCAGGGAACGTACAACTGGGATTCGCACGCCGTCAATTGTCACATCTTCGATGATACCAAGTTGCGACTTCCAATTTACGACCGCGCCGTCACCGCGTTAGTGGAGGACCTGCACGATCGCGGTCTGACAGAGAAAGTGATGCTCGTCGTGACGGGAGAATTCGGCCGTACGCCCCGCATCAACAATCAGAACGGGACCAAAACGAAGACGATGCAGCCCGGTCGTGATCACTGGCCACAAGCCATGAGCATGCTTGTCTCAGGCGGCGGAATGCAAACTGGTCAGGTGATTGGTTCGACCACATCCAAAGGCGAACGGCCCAAGGATCGGCCGCTGACTCCGAACGACTTGTGGGCCACGGTCTATCGCCATCTCGGTATCGATTACGAAACCACATTCCCCAATCGCAGCGGCCGCCCGATGCCAATTCTTCCCTTCGGGGAACCCATCACAGAGTTGTTGCCGGGGCGTGAACTCGTCTAA
- a CDS encoding ArnT family glycosyltransferase, whose amino-acid sequence MNTAADETKTVPSPALLALAFTWVIGFVTFYVTRTIENSEKLTRLDLWKETPNAFLDTVVILCYGKLGETRIPAGWEFFGQRIGLWLLAAFVWLTAWAIGCLVMRLLGRGNTGLNIDRCERLVFTSGIGISFLSLLTLLAGLAGQLTQFMAVTLAGLVVASELICRWRSRASHRETSPAKPSKRQQPSNGRREIDARTMRRGLMLAALTPFVILMLWAAVLPSTVFDVKEYHLQGPKEWYQNGQITFLEHNVYTAFPFLTEMLSLFSMTLRGDWFTGALVGKSVLMGFVPLTGLACFASARRWCGEVAGWAAAFVYLTIPWSTTMASTAYVEGALSFFVIVSIHCGILATRQSDLRLVFITGLLAGSAMACKYPALISVVLPIGVGMIFGFVRRDETTSRLRSLVRAIGLYSLGVIITVGPWLIKNTVQTGNPVYPLAWNIFGGDFWDAERNAQWTAAHSPPEFEIGRMFVFENGRPGWLLQPIVGSNGLSVLLFALAPLAFLRLRRTSSAPWFRTVLIALSVYVAWYILSWWALTHRIDRFWIPMLPVVAVLAGIGGTWSRQKIWMVTIGIFATFTWVHHLAVAPHYGTRLPYLSDLSAARAEAARQTAGSIQFINEQIQRGELPAEISVLSVGDAEVFDAQFPIRYETVFNTSIFGTWVFDGFSNSSKTLTMKPARTIRETLADEGITHILVDWGEILRYRATYGYSPAIEPSVFDALQAADVLGSPQAIGNAGWFQISEAQRQQITELGWERHLVTPTDRGPLLVQTLLYPVR is encoded by the coding sequence GTGAACACAGCAGCCGATGAGACGAAGACCGTCCCGAGTCCCGCATTGCTTGCACTGGCATTCACCTGGGTCATTGGATTCGTCACCTTCTATGTGACACGCACCATCGAGAACTCCGAGAAGCTTACGCGACTCGATCTCTGGAAAGAAACGCCCAATGCGTTTCTCGATACCGTTGTCATCCTCTGCTACGGCAAACTCGGCGAGACGCGAATTCCGGCCGGTTGGGAGTTCTTCGGACAACGCATTGGACTTTGGCTCCTCGCGGCATTCGTGTGGCTCACCGCTTGGGCAATCGGTTGTCTTGTCATGAGATTGCTCGGACGCGGCAACACTGGATTGAACATCGATCGATGCGAACGACTTGTCTTCACCAGTGGAATTGGGATCTCATTTTTGTCGCTCCTCACGCTTCTCGCCGGATTGGCAGGGCAGTTGACTCAATTTATGGCGGTAACGTTGGCAGGTCTGGTTGTGGCTTCTGAATTGATTTGCCGATGGCGATCACGAGCCTCTCATCGTGAGACATCACCTGCGAAACCCTCCAAACGCCAACAGCCTTCAAATGGACGACGCGAAATCGACGCCCGCACGATGCGACGCGGGTTGATGCTGGCGGCGTTGACTCCGTTTGTCATTCTGATGCTCTGGGCCGCCGTGCTGCCATCGACGGTCTTCGACGTCAAAGAGTACCACTTGCAGGGGCCGAAAGAGTGGTACCAAAACGGGCAGATCACATTTCTGGAACACAATGTCTACACCGCCTTTCCCTTTCTGACGGAAATGCTTTCTTTGTTTTCGATGACGCTTCGCGGTGATTGGTTCACTGGAGCGCTCGTCGGAAAGTCTGTGTTAATGGGCTTCGTCCCGTTGACTGGTTTGGCGTGTTTTGCATCCGCGCGACGATGGTGTGGCGAAGTCGCAGGATGGGCGGCGGCTTTTGTTTACCTGACGATTCCGTGGTCGACCACGATGGCTTCGACGGCTTACGTCGAAGGAGCCCTGTCGTTCTTTGTGATCGTGTCAATTCATTGCGGAATACTCGCCACTCGACAATCGGATTTGCGGTTAGTTTTCATCACCGGTCTGCTAGCGGGTAGTGCAATGGCCTGCAAATATCCGGCGTTAATTTCCGTCGTCCTGCCAATTGGGGTCGGGATGATCTTTGGCTTTGTTCGACGCGACGAAACCACGTCACGTCTGCGGAGCTTGGTTCGTGCGATCGGACTCTATTCGCTCGGGGTCATCATTACGGTGGGCCCCTGGTTGATCAAAAACACGGTTCAGACCGGCAACCCGGTGTATCCGCTTGCGTGGAATATCTTCGGTGGTGACTTCTGGGATGCCGAACGCAACGCTCAATGGACCGCCGCCCACAGTCCGCCGGAATTCGAGATCGGCCGCATGTTCGTCTTCGAAAACGGTCGCCCAGGTTGGCTGCTTCAACCCATTGTGGGAAGCAATGGCCTGAGCGTCCTGCTGTTTGCGCTGGCTCCATTGGCATTTCTGCGATTGCGTCGAACATCATCGGCCCCATGGTTCCGAACCGTTTTGATTGCCTTGAGCGTGTATGTGGCTTGGTACATCCTAAGTTGGTGGGCACTCACGCACCGCATCGATCGCTTTTGGATTCCCATGTTACCAGTAGTCGCAGTGCTGGCGGGCATCGGAGGAACGTGGAGCCGGCAAAAGATCTGGATGGTGACGATTGGCATCTTCGCCACCTTCACCTGGGTGCATCACTTGGCCGTCGCCCCTCATTACGGAACACGACTCCCATACTTGAGCGATTTGTCAGCAGCCCGTGCCGAAGCCGCTCGTCAGACAGCCGGATCAATCCAGTTCATCAACGAACAAATTCAACGTGGTGAACTCCCCGCTGAGATCTCGGTGCTTTCGGTCGGTGATGCGGAAGTCTTCGACGCACAATTCCCGATCCGCTACGAAACCGTCTTCAACACATCGATCTTCGGAACGTGGGTCTTCGATGGTTTCTCGAATTCGTCGAAGACACTCACGATGAAACCGGCCCGCACGATTCGAGAGACGTTGGCAGACGAGGGGATCACCCACATTCTGGTAGATTGGGGTGAGATTCTGCGGTACCGGGCCACTTACGGGTACAGTCCGGCGATCGAACCTTCCGTGTTCGATGCCTTGCAAGCGGCAGACGTTCTCGGTTCCCCACAGGCGATCGGAAACGCGGGTTGGTTCCAGATTTCCGAAGCTCAACGACAACAAATCACGGAGTTGGGTTGGGAGCGACACCTCGTGACTCCAACCGATCGAGGACCGCTTCTGGTCCAAACTTTACTCTACCCGGTTCGTTGA
- a CDS encoding hypervirulence associated TUDOR domain-containing protein — MAKKKRYEEGERVKWKWGDGHGRGTVEKVYTRKVTRKIAGSEVTRNASDDEPAYYIKQSDGDAVLKSHSEVTKA; from the coding sequence ATGGCCAAGAAGAAACGATACGAAGAAGGCGAACGTGTGAAGTGGAAGTGGGGAGACGGTCACGGTCGGGGAACCGTGGAAAAGGTTTACACTCGCAAAGTCACTCGCAAGATTGCCGGCAGCGAAGTTACACGGAATGCCAGCGACGATGAACCCGCCTACTACATCAAACAAAGCGATGGGGATGCTGTTCTTAAATCCCACAGTGAAGTGACGAAGGCGTGA
- the truD gene encoding tRNA pseudouridine(13) synthase TruD: MANNDPLPYLTTDLPGICGVLKQEPEDFVVEEIPVYQPSGEGEHLFLWVEKRGVAAEQLSRHIAQTLSLKPIDVGVAGLKDRHAVTRQFVSVPAKSCPNPSVLETDDIRILQADQHTNKLKTGHLRGNRFEIVLRDTHADAVKLAEPIAKRISALGFPNYYGEQRFGRDGENVSLGIQLLRGEKTADDIPRPRRKFLLRFALSAVQSDLFNQALANRLTDQLIDRVLEGDVMQVVTTGGVFLVDDQPAEQTRFDDGETMTTGPMFGPKMRQPTGEPAERETQVLQAAGLDETFFRRFAKLTPGTRRPYLIRPQDLECEAIENGCRFRFSLPSGVYATTLLREFQKTPC, from the coding sequence ATGGCGAACAACGACCCCCTGCCCTATCTGACCACCGATCTTCCGGGGATTTGCGGTGTGCTGAAGCAGGAACCCGAAGACTTCGTTGTCGAGGAGATTCCCGTTTATCAGCCCAGTGGAGAGGGCGAGCATCTTTTCCTTTGGGTCGAAAAACGCGGAGTCGCTGCGGAACAACTTTCGCGACACATCGCTCAAACGCTCAGTTTGAAGCCAATCGACGTTGGCGTGGCTGGGCTTAAAGATCGTCATGCCGTGACGCGACAGTTTGTGTCCGTGCCAGCGAAATCGTGCCCAAACCCGTCGGTCTTGGAAACCGATGACATCCGCATTCTGCAAGCCGATCAACATACCAACAAACTGAAGACCGGACACCTTCGCGGGAATCGGTTTGAAATCGTGTTACGGGACACTCATGCCGATGCCGTGAAATTGGCCGAACCGATTGCCAAACGGATTTCCGCTCTCGGATTTCCGAATTATTACGGCGAACAACGGTTTGGTCGCGATGGCGAGAACGTCAGTTTGGGCATTCAACTTCTGCGAGGTGAGAAGACGGCCGACGACATTCCGCGGCCCCGTCGCAAGTTTCTTCTGCGGTTCGCACTCTCTGCCGTGCAATCCGACCTGTTCAATCAGGCTCTCGCGAATCGGTTGACGGATCAGTTAATTGACCGCGTGTTGGAGGGCGACGTGATGCAAGTTGTCACGACCGGTGGCGTTTTTCTCGTCGATGATCAGCCCGCTGAACAAACCCGATTCGACGACGGAGAAACGATGACGACCGGACCCATGTTCGGTCCGAAAATGCGACAGCCGACCGGCGAGCCGGCGGAACGGGAAACTCAGGTGCTTCAGGCCGCTGGTCTCGACGAAACGTTCTTCCGCCGCTTCGCAAAACTGACACCAGGTACTCGGCGACCGTACTTGATTCGACCGCAAGATTTGGAATGCGAAGCCATCGAGAATGGTTGTCGATTCCGGTTTTCGCTTCCGAGTGGAGTCTACGCCACGACGTTGCTTCGCGAGTTTCAAAAGACCCCATGCTAG